The genome window CCCGATTCGGTACGGTTGATGTTTTGGTGAATAATGCAGGGATCATTCGCGATGGATTCCTAACAAACCTATCAGAGGAAGATTGGGATAGAGTGCTAGACGTCAATCTAAAGGGTGCTTTCTTGTGTTGTCAGGCAGTCTTCCCCGTAATGAAAGAAAAGCAGGCGGGACGGATCGTCAATATCTCGTCGCGCGCATGGCTGGGAAACATTGGACAGGCCAATTACTCGGCCAGTAAAGGTGGGCTGGTCAGCCTTACTCGAACGTTGGCTCTGGAATTTGCACGCTACCAGATCAACGTTAACGCCATCGCGCCGGGTTTGATCGATACGCCCATGACTCGTGGCTTACCCGAGAAGTCGCTGCGACGCCTTTTGCAAATGCAGCCGACGGGAAAGATGGGAAGTGTTAAAGATATTGCCGCGGCGGTGAGCTTTTTGGTGTCGGACGATGCCCGATTCATTACCGGGCAGATATTGCATGTCGATGGTGGCAAGAGTTGTGGCCTGCTGGCCTTATGATCGGCTTTATTCGGTTCTTGTTCGGGATTGATAGGTAAAAAGTTGATGTGAAAGCCTTTGTTGTCGAAGCCAAACGAACTGCAATTGGAAGATCCCATCCTGACAAGGGTGTCTTTCGAGACGTTCGGGCAGATGAACTCCTGGCGGCTTTGATAATGCGTGTCGTCGATAATGGGATTACATCCGAATATATCGATGATGTTTATATTGGCTGTGTCGGCCAGCATCTGGAGCAGGGAAAGAACATAGCCCGTCTGGCCGCATTGCTGGCCGGTCTGCCTGAAACTGTTCCTGCGACGACAATAAATCGCCTTTGCGCTTCCGGTCTCCAGGCATTCAACTTCGCGGTTTCGACGATCGAAAGCGGTCATGCAGATGTGATACTGGCCGGCGGTGTAGAACACATGCATCATGTGCCAATGATGGCCTCGATCGATTACAACGAATACCTTCTGGATCGCTATGCCTTTCCTTTTACCAACATGGGGTTGACGGCCGAGAACGTTGCTGAATCTTTTGCAATAAGCCGAAAGGAGCAAGATGTTTTCGCGTTCGAGAGCCACCAAAAGGCGATAACCGCCCAGGAAGCGGGGCGTTTCGATCGAGAGATCATCGCTATAGAGACAAGCGACGGGCTCGCTGGCACGGATCAATCACCACGGGCAACTACAGATATCGAGACGCTTGCAGGATTAAAGGCAGTCTTTAAGGATGGGGGTACGGTGACTGCAGGCAACAGTTCGCCGCTTAACGACGGCGCGAGTTTGACACTGCTTGCTTCGGACTATGCCTGTCAACGGCACGGACTGAAAAAAAAGGCAGAAGTTCTCGACTATTGTGTCGTCGGACTCGACCCATGTCAGATGGGTCTGGGACCGGTTCCGGCGATTCGAAGGCTGCTAAAGGACAATGATCTGACCGTGAAGGACATTGATCGGTTTGAGATGAACGAAGCGTTCGCCAGTCAGGCGATCGCGTGTATACGCCAACTTGGGCTACCTCCGGAACGGGTGAATCCTTGGGGCGGCGCGATCGCCTTGGGCCATCCGCTCGGAGCGACCGGAACGAGATTGATCGCGACATTATTGAATGGGCTAATCGCTGACGATCAGGAGTTGGGGATCGCTTCGCTGTGTATCGGACACGGTCAGGGCATGGCAACGCTCATTCGACGAGTGTGAGTTTACTGGGATGACTAAAATGACGGATTCGACAGACACGAGCACGATCGTCAGATTGGAAGTAAACGGGCGTCCATACAAGAAGTTGGTTCCATTCTCGATGACCCTGCTGGAGTTTCTGAGAGAAGAACTTGCCCTAACCGGTACAAAAAAAGGTTGTGACCTAGGGGAATGTGGCTGCTGCAGTGTGCTGATGAATGGCGTACCAATCCTGTCATGTATGACGCTGGCCGTCGAAGCACAGGATCGAGCTATTCGAACGATCGAAGGCATTGCCGATGGAGATCGACTTCACCCGGTACAGGAAGCAATGGTTGCTGAGGGTGCAATACAGTGTGGTTATTGCACCCCGGCGATGGTCATCAATGGCGTCCATCTCGCAGAAACGAATCCGTCGCCCACGAAGGATGAGATAAAGGCCTGCATCTCCTCCACAATTTGTCGCTGTACGGGTTACACAAAGATCGAGAAGGCAATCCAGCGAGCCGTCGATAGTGGCCGATCAGCCGTCGTCGTCGAAGACTCTGGCAAAGGGGAGCAACAATTATCCCAATATCAGATCGTTGGCCGACCCATTCCACAGATCTCTTCCGGGGAAAAGGTCACCGGCAAAGCCCTCTATACCGATGACATCCGGCTTCCAAATCCACTCTTTGTAAAGATTCTTCGCTCGCCTCACGCCAGTGCGAATATTCGGTCGATAGACGTCGCCATGGCGAGGGAGTTAGAAGGCGTCCGTGGAATTGTTACCGGTGATGACTTTATGCACACGTTCGGTGTTCTACCGATGAGTAAGGACGAGCCGGCGGTTGCCAAGGACCGAGTTCGATATGTTGGTGAACCGGTCGCTGCCGTTGCGGCCGAATCGGAAGAGATTGCCAGTCTGGCAATCACGCTCATTGACGTTCAATATGAAGTAACCGAGGCATGTCTTGACATGAAGGCGGCCTTGGAAAATACGACCGTGCCAATCCATCCTGAGCTGAAACGCTCCAACAACCTACATAAGCACGTGCTGCAGGAATTTGGCGATCTGGAACAAGGTTTTGCGGAAGCCAGCGTAACGGTTGAGAACAAATTCGAGTTTGCATCGGTGACCCATGCGTTTACTGAGCCCCATGCCACGCAGGTCGAGATCGACACGAACGGTAACCTGACCGTATTCTCTGCGACCCAAGTTCCACACTATTTGCATCTGGCGTTATCCGAGGTATTGGAAGTGCCGGCGCATAAAATTCGTGTTATCAAACCGCACTTGGGAGGCGGCTTTGGCGGAAAGAGCGATCCGTTTCCTCACGAAATGATCACTGCGAGACTGGCTCAAATTACGGGCAGGAACACGCGCCTGCGATTTACGCGCGAAGAGGTCTTTTTCAGCCATCATGGTCGGCATCCGACTGAACTAAAGATGCGCATCGGATTTCATCCTGAGAAAGGGATTACCGCGTTGGACGCTGACATTCTGATCGATGGTGGTGCGTATGGCAGTTTTGGAGTCGTGACGACTTACTATAACGGCGTACTTCTGCAGGGGCCATACCCAGTGCCAAATTTTAGGTTCGAATGCAACCGCGTTTACACGAATAAACCGATGTGCGGAGCGATGCGCGGGCACGGCGGCGTAAATCCGAGGTTTGCCAGCGAATCGCTTTTTGATATGGCCTGCGTTGCGGCCGGGGTTGATCCTTGCCAAGCCCGTATCGACCTTATTCACCGAGAGAATACACTTACTGTTAATGAATTTCGCATTACCTCCGTCGGTCTAAAGCAGGGTCTTGAAGAAGCAATGAGACGGTCGGGCTGGAGAGATAAATACGGCAAACTACCTTATGGAAAAGGGATCGGTGTGGCCTGCGGTTTCTTTATCAGTGGGAGCGCACTGCCGATCCATTGGGACCGGATGCCGTCATCGACGGTAAGGCTCACGATTGATCGGGACGGCGGCGTGACTATCTACTCCGGGGCAGCCGATCTCGGACAGGGTAGCGACACAATCTTGGCGATGATAGTGGCCGAAGTACTTGGGCTTCCGATGGATTATGTCCGAGTGATCGCAGCCGATACGAAAGTAACTCCCGTGGATCTGGGAAGTTACAGCTCGCGGGTGACCTTTATGGCCGGTAATGCCGCGCGAAACGCGGCAATACGAATGCGCCGGCTGTTGCTTGAAACAGCCTGCAAGATGCTCGAAGTCGAAATACCACCCTATCCAAAAGTCATGGATGCAGAAAGCTTCTTTCGCCAGGGTCGACGGAGCCCCGATTTCACAAACGACTTCCTCGGGCCAAATCCCGACTATTGGGACGACTTCACGTTTGTGGATAGAACGGTTTGTTATGCGCATGATAGCAGTGTTTTGGATTACCACGCAGTCGTTGAGGCAGGTCTGCAGGAACGCGGCATATTGCAGACAACCGGCATTTATGAATCTCCAAAGTTAGGTGGCAAGTTCAAGGGGGCGGGGGCCGGTCTGAGCCCCAGCTACAGCTTCACGGGCTTTATTACGGAGGTTACTGTTGATCCCGAAACGGGTAAAGTGTCTGTTGATAAGACGACGTGCGCCCATGATTGCGGATTCCCTATCAACCCTTTGGCTGTAGAGGGTCAGATCGAAGGTAGTATCCACATGGCTCTCGGGCAGGCCTTGATGGAAGAAGTGCTCTATACAGGCGGTGCAGTACAAAACCCGTCATTTCTTGAATACAAGATACCGTCTGCCTTTGACCAACCCGAGATAGACATCGTTCCAACACCGAGTGATGAAAGTGAAGGCCCGTTCGGAGCTAAGGAGGCCGGTGAAGGCGTATTGGCCCCCTTCATTCCTTCGATCGCGAATGCGATCTATGATGCCGTTGGTGTCCGATTGACCCAGGTCCCGATGCGTCCCGACCGAGTGTTAGCCGCTATCAGGGGACAAGGAAAGCGCGAAGGAGCAACACGATGACGACGCTTCTTGCACCATTCCAGTACAAACAGCCGAAGACTCTGGATCAGGTCTTTCACCTTGTTCGCCAATTACAGAGTGAGGGCCGTACATTCATCTTCTCGGGTGGCGGAACCGATGTTATTTCTTTACTGAAGCATCAGCTCAGCGATCCTCAGACCGTGATCTCTCTGTCGGAACTGCATTCTCTCAAACAGATCAAGATGCTCTCGGCAGACAGAATCCAAATAGGAGCTCTGACGTCGCTTGCCAGCCTCATGCATGATAGTAAAGTGCAGGAATTGGTACCGGCGCTTGCGGCTGCGGTTGGACGCGTTGCGAGTCCCCAGATCCGTAATCAGGCAACGATCGGCGGAAATATCCTGGTCACAAATCGATGTATCTTCTTCAATCAGAGTGAACTCAATCGCGAATCTCACTCGGCGTGCTTTAAGGCCAAGGGCGAGATATGTCACCTAGTCAAGAGCGCAAAACGCGGAAGGTTACCACTGTGTCAGGCGCGTTTCGTTTCCGATACGGTACCGGTCTTATTGTTGCTCGATGCGGAATTGGTGTTAGTCGGGCCTGAGCGAGAGCGACGTATTGCGGCAAAGGATCTTTTCCTGCCCGACGGTATTGACTGTAAGAACATTCAGGGTGATGAAATACTCTTGTTTGTCGAGATCGATGTATCTTCGGAGAGGAGGATACATTATGAAAAGCTGACGGTACGTGACACTCAGGACTTCCCGTCCCTTGGTATCGCGGTTGGCATCGAAGTTACGGATGAGGAAATAAACGATGAGAATGCGTGTTTGAGTGTTGCTATGACCGGTATTAATACTCGCCCGGAGTTGATGGAGTTTCGATTCAAAGACTATGGCTCGTATGGTGAGATGGTAAACGAGGCATGCCATCAGGCAAACAAGAAAGCCCTGACCTTTCAGCAGGATCTTTTCCCGCGTGGTTATCGAAAGAAGCTGGTTGAGGTGTACATACGTAGGGCCGTCAAACAGCTGACAGGAGATTTATGGATCTGAAGCAAATCATGCAGAACTATTTCCTTGATCTGGATGCAGCTGCGAAAGATCCAGATCGCAAGGTTGCCTGGTGTACATCCGTAGGCCCGGCAGAAATATTGCGAGCAATGGGCTTTGACGTGTATTTCCCGGAGAATCACGGAGCTATGCTGGGGGCAACGCGTCTGTGCATGGAGACTATCCCTGTTGCTAACTCAAAAGGATATTCTCCTGAGATCTGTAGTTATCTAACATCAGATATCGGAGCTTACCTGAAAAATATTACTCCTCTAGCGAAGGCTTATGGCGTAGAAGATGTTCCAAGGCCGGATGTTTTAGTTTATAACACGAATCAGTGCAAGGACGTGATGCACTGGTTTGAGTTCTACGCGAGAGAATTTGATGCACCCATCTTTGGGATACACTCTCCGGCACATTTGCCGGAAGTAGAACCGGAGCATATTGCCAATGTTGTTGCCCAATTTAAACAGCTGATCCGTTCTCTGGAGGAAATTACTCAAGAAAAGTTTGACCCCAAAAAGCTGGAGCGCTGTCTAGCCCTTTCAAGCGGGGCGACGAGCCTTTGGTCGGAGGTCCTAAAAACGGCAATAGCAGATCCGAGCCCATTTAGCTTTTTTGATGCAACTATCTTTATGGGGCCTATCGTGGTATTGCGCGGTACGGAAATAGCGAGAGATTATTATCGGGACTTGTTAATGGAACTGGAGCAGAAGGTGGCAACTACGCGCTCTCGCGAGAATGCTGTTCAGAAACGGGTCTACTGGGAAGGGATGCCGATTTGGGGACGATTGCGACATCTTTCGGAGTTATTCAAGCGTAACGATACCTGCGTAGTCGCTTCGACGTACTGCAATAGCTGGATTTTTGCTGATTTTGATCCGCATGATCCGCTGCCAAGCATGGCGCTGGCCTATCTGCAGATTTTCATCAATCGTAACGATACCTATAAAGAGAAGTATATTTCCGACATGGTCAAGATGTATTCTGTGGACGGTGTGATATTCCATGCCGCTAAAACTTGCCCTAACAACAGTAACAGCTATTACAACCTGCCTGGACGGCTGAAGCGGAATGGAATTCCGACTATCGTTATTGATGGTGACCTTTGTGATCTGCGTTGTTTCTCGGATGAGCAGTCAACCAACGTGATCGAGGCATTCTTGGAAACTCTCTAAAATGAAAGAACCGTCTGCTCAATTAAGCGAGAACGCTCGGTATTATTGGGGCGTCGATTGTGGCAGTTCTGAGATCAAAGTAGTGCTCTGCGATGCGTCGGGAAATATTCTTCATAAAAAGAAAGGAAAAACCTTGTTTCCACTCTATCAGAACGTCTATAACGCTCTGAATGACGGGGATGCAACCCCATTCGTGGAGAACAGCCCTATAACAAAGGATAATCATAAGATTATTGCGACCGGATATGGCCGTCACCACCTTCAGTTTGTCGATGACAAATTAACCGAGATCAAGGCTCATTTTCTCGGTGTTCAGCATCAACTCAAACTCGATGTCCCTTACACGATCATAGATATTGGGGGGCAGGACGCAAAAGTGATCACCATCGATAACAGCAAGGTGGATGAATTTGCCATGAACCGAAAATGTGCTGCCGGCACAGGGGCTTTTATTGAGGAATTGGCCCATCGGCTCGAAGTGCCCATCGGCGATATGACGAAGCTGGCGAATCAGCACGATAAGGAATTCATGCTAAACAGCTTCTGTACGGTCTTTTCCGGTCAGGAAGTAATTAAGACATTGATGAATGGTGAGCGGATCGAGAATCTTATTTTCGCCCTTTACCGATCTGTGGTTAAGCGTGTTCTTGAAATGACTGTCGTGAGTACCGACATAGTCGCTTTCTCAGGAGGCGTTATCGCTCATCACCCATTGCTGGTCGAACTATTCGGCCAAAAATTGAGCGATAAGGAGATGGTCCTTACACCTGAGACTCAGTATTGTGGAGCTCTTGGTGCTGCAGTTCACGGAATGTCGGTGTAATGAAACAAACATTCATGTGATCTTAGACGAGTGAGCTCAGGATCCTTTTGGCACATCAAGACACGAAAGACGATCCTGAAGATCACTCTGCGTGTCTACGTCGAAACTCGCCTCGGGGAGCCCGATTCTCAAGGTGTTTTTATGGTTTCTGATAATATCCCGGGCGCCTTTGTCGCCTTCGAGCTGCATCAGAAGATCGAACAATTCGCTAGAGAACAAGGCCGGTACACCCGTTATGCCATTGTATTCTGCTGCGATGACCGCAGGTGCTGACCGATAGAATTCTGTGACAAAAAGATTGATTTTGTCAGTCGTCACATGCGGCTGGTCGCAAAGGGTAATCATGAGGCCCGAGAGCTTAGGCTCGATATGCAGTAACTCGTCTAGTCCGGTCCGAAGCGATGAACTCATTCCTGTCTCCCAGTCGCGATTTATACATACATTGACATCCAAGTCTGCGATCTCTCGCATTGATCTGTCGACTTCGGCTCCAAGAACTACCACCACCGGCTCACATTTGGACTCGGCCAAGGACTTGGCTGCATGGCGTAACAGCGTTGTTCGGTAATATTGGACAAGCTGCTTTGGTGGGCGCAATCGGCTTGAGCCGCCGGCTGCGAGTAGCAGTCCTCCGATCTTGGCGTTCTCAATCACGGTCATAGATCGGGCCCTGGCGATGGCGGAGTTGGCCGCCCTTACGATTTGCGAGAACACTCTGGATCTCACCAACGATCGAGAGGGCAATGGTCTCGGGTGTACTAGCTCCGATATCGAGGCCAGCCGGAGCGTAGAGCCGGGCAAGCTGTTCGTCCGTGAAAGAACTTCCGTTTGCCGTCATCTCCTCAAGTATTTGTTCGGTACGGCGTTTGGGGCCGAGAACACCGATATAAAAGGCACTTGACTGGAGTACGGCGGGTAAGAGAGATCGGTCACGCAAGTAGTTGTGGGTCATAATGACCACAGCTGTACGCTCATCGAAGTGGCTTGGGCTCAGCGGCTCCTCGAGATTCTGGAGGATGAGTTCTTGGGCCATTGGAAATCGGTCGCCGGTCAAAAGTGCCGGTCGGTGATCGTGTACCCTTACTTGCCACCCAACTTCTGTGACGATCCGCACCATTGGCGCTGCATCGGCTCCGGCGCCGAACAGCCTAAGCGAGATCGGCGGCTCTATGTTCTCCAGTACGAATTCGAAGGTGCCTTCTTTGAGACCGAATGTCTGAGATCTACAGACTTCATTTGAAATAAAAAACTGGGAGCAGGTATCGTGCAGTTGCGATAGAGTTGCAAGGAACGGCGGCAGACCACTAGTTCGGAACCCTGAGTGTGCGTCATAAAACGCCCGCCCGCCGATACTCTCATTCTTTGCAGAGTCAGTCGAAACCACGGTCGCGATGGTCAGTTTTGCACGTGCGTGATCTACTGCCAGGAGTCTGTTGATGAGAACACTCTCACGGCTGATCGGCTCCAGCAGGATGCGAATGACACCGCGGCAGCCCATGTTCATGCTGAAGACAGAATCCTGGTCGCTACTCGTATCATAGGTTAGTACCGTTGAACGCTGAGATTTGAGAACCTGTTTTGCACGTTCGAGCACATCGGCTTCAAGACAGCCGCCTGAAATAATACCTACGGTCTTACCGTTTGCGAGTATGAGCATGCGGGCTCCTGGTAGCCGATAGCTGGAGCCCCGCACATCGACAACCGTTGCGAGCACCGTGCTCTCATCTACGGCAGCGGTCGCAATCGCATCAAGAATCTGCCGGAGCTCTTTCATCTGATGATGTCCATACGTCTAAATCGCCGCCACACCCGCCATTTTGCGCTCACCGCAAGAACAAGTCACTTGTCTCGACAGTAATGCCTGTTTGGGACGAATATTCATCATCTTACCTAGTACTCGGTCGCGAGAGTTCAGGATTATTGGGGTTAACCTTCTTCAATCGCTCGAGTGTCTTAGCAAGGTTCTCTTGGTCTCCTTTTTCACGGTAGGCAAAGGCAAGATTCTGAAGGGCCTTTTCGAATTTAGGATCGGCCGAAAGAATGGTATTGAACTCGGCTATAGCGCGGTCGACGTCGGCCGGCTCTCTCGACAAGAATGTCAACGCCAAGTCGTTTCGGATGTCTTTGTCATTAGGAGCTTTCTTCAAGGCTTCGCGATACCATTTCTCTGCGTCCAAAAACTTGCCACCATCATAAAATGCGTTCCCGGCCTTGATCAGCGGCTCGGCCTCGGCGGGCTTGACCTTGCTCGCTGCCTCATAGAATTTTGCAGCTTCGTCAAACCGCTGGATCTGATAATAGAGGTCCGCTGCGGTCATCTGAGCCTCGTAATTTTGGGGTTCGGAGCGGGCCTTTTCGATCGCAGCCGATACTTCAGGAACCGACATTCCGCTAGACTGGCCGTTAACATTACCAATCGGCGGGTGGTTGGGCGGCAGGGCCGAATTTGCGGCCATTAGCTGATTTGCTGCCGGCAGCGAACTTTTGGACGTGGTCGCATCGCGATTGACGCTGTTAGCGAACATAAACCCTACTATCAGCCCGATCATCAGGCCGAGTACAGCAAAAAGCAGATTTTCCTTGTTCATTCAAACTAGATTATAGCCAAAATCCGGGCATAGAAAAGGCGTCCGTAGGACGCCTTCATTCAAGAGATGGTGGAGACGAGGGGGATCGAACCCCTGACCTCATGAATGCCATTCATGCGCTCTCCCAGCTGAGCTACGTCCCCGTTACGCAATTACGAATTGCGAATTACGAATTATAGATTACGGACGGCCCTTAGGGCAAACTCCGTCTGTCGCCCAAGAAGCCATTCATAATTCGGCATTT of Chloracidobacterium sp. contains these proteins:
- the fabG gene encoding 3-oxoacyl-ACP reductase FabG, with product MTERTPNQVAIVTGAASGIGTAIAERLSIDGYRVVLADIDKSQLARTVLEMEGRGSKVLASPVDITQKDQVGDMIEMTMARFGTVDVLVNNAGIIRDGFLTNLSEEDWDRVLDVNLKGAFLCCQAVFPVMKEKQAGRIVNISSRAWLGNIGQANYSASKGGLVSLTRTLALEFARYQINVNAIAPGLIDTPMTRGLPEKSLRRLLQMQPTGKMGSVKDIAAAVSFLVSDDARFITGQILHVDGGKSCGLLAL
- a CDS encoding thiolase family protein, which codes for MKAFVVEAKRTAIGRSHPDKGVFRDVRADELLAALIMRVVDNGITSEYIDDVYIGCVGQHLEQGKNIARLAALLAGLPETVPATTINRLCASGLQAFNFAVSTIESGHADVILAGGVEHMHHVPMMASIDYNEYLLDRYAFPFTNMGLTAENVAESFAISRKEQDVFAFESHQKAITAQEAGRFDREIIAIETSDGLAGTDQSPRATTDIETLAGLKAVFKDGGTVTAGNSSPLNDGASLTLLASDYACQRHGLKKKAEVLDYCVVGLDPCQMGLGPVPAIRRLLKDNDLTVKDIDRFEMNEAFASQAIACIRQLGLPPERVNPWGGAIALGHPLGATGTRLIATLLNGLIADDQELGIASLCIGHGQGMATLIRRV
- a CDS encoding molybdopterin-dependent oxidoreductase, which encodes MTLLEFLREELALTGTKKGCDLGECGCCSVLMNGVPILSCMTLAVEAQDRAIRTIEGIADGDRLHPVQEAMVAEGAIQCGYCTPAMVINGVHLAETNPSPTKDEIKACISSTICRCTGYTKIEKAIQRAVDSGRSAVVVEDSGKGEQQLSQYQIVGRPIPQISSGEKVTGKALYTDDIRLPNPLFVKILRSPHASANIRSIDVAMARELEGVRGIVTGDDFMHTFGVLPMSKDEPAVAKDRVRYVGEPVAAVAAESEEIASLAITLIDVQYEVTEACLDMKAALENTTVPIHPELKRSNNLHKHVLQEFGDLEQGFAEASVTVENKFEFASVTHAFTEPHATQVEIDTNGNLTVFSATQVPHYLHLALSEVLEVPAHKIRVIKPHLGGGFGGKSDPFPHEMITARLAQITGRNTRLRFTREEVFFSHHGRHPTELKMRIGFHPEKGITALDADILIDGGAYGSFGVVTTYYNGVLLQGPYPVPNFRFECNRVYTNKPMCGAMRGHGGVNPRFASESLFDMACVAAGVDPCQARIDLIHRENTLTVNEFRITSVGLKQGLEEAMRRSGWRDKYGKLPYGKGIGVACGFFISGSALPIHWDRMPSSTVRLTIDRDGGVTIYSGAADLGQGSDTILAMIVAEVLGLPMDYVRVIAADTKVTPVDLGSYSSRVTFMAGNAARNAAIRMRRLLLETACKMLEVEIPPYPKVMDAESFFRQGRRSPDFTNDFLGPNPDYWDDFTFVDRTVCYAHDSSVLDYHAVVEAGLQERGILQTTGIYESPKLGGKFKGAGAGLSPSYSFTGFITEVTVDPETGKVSVDKTTCAHDCGFPINPLAVEGQIEGSIHMALGQALMEEVLYTGGAVQNPSFLEYKIPSAFDQPEIDIVPTPSDESEGPFGAKEAGEGVLAPFIPSIANAIYDAVGVRLTQVPMRPDRVLAAIRGQGKREGATR
- a CDS encoding FAD binding domain-containing protein; this translates as MTTLLAPFQYKQPKTLDQVFHLVRQLQSEGRTFIFSGGGTDVISLLKHQLSDPQTVISLSELHSLKQIKMLSADRIQIGALTSLASLMHDSKVQELVPALAAAVGRVASPQIRNQATIGGNILVTNRCIFFNQSELNRESHSACFKAKGEICHLVKSAKRGRLPLCQARFVSDTVPVLLLLDAELVLVGPERERRIAAKDLFLPDGIDCKNIQGDEILLFVEIDVSSERRIHYEKLTVRDTQDFPSLGIAVGIEVTDEEINDENACLSVAMTGINTRPELMEFRFKDYGSYGEMVNEACHQANKKALTFQQDLFPRGYRKKLVEVYIRRAVKQLTGDLWI
- a CDS encoding 2-hydroxyacyl-CoA dehydratase, with protein sequence MDLKQIMQNYFLDLDAAAKDPDRKVAWCTSVGPAEILRAMGFDVYFPENHGAMLGATRLCMETIPVANSKGYSPEICSYLTSDIGAYLKNITPLAKAYGVEDVPRPDVLVYNTNQCKDVMHWFEFYAREFDAPIFGIHSPAHLPEVEPEHIANVVAQFKQLIRSLEEITQEKFDPKKLERCLALSSGATSLWSEVLKTAIADPSPFSFFDATIFMGPIVVLRGTEIARDYYRDLLMELEQKVATTRSRENAVQKRVYWEGMPIWGRLRHLSELFKRNDTCVVASTYCNSWIFADFDPHDPLPSMALAYLQIFINRNDTYKEKYISDMVKMYSVDGVIFHAAKTCPNNSNSYYNLPGRLKRNGIPTIVIDGDLCDLRCFSDEQSTNVIEAFLETL
- a CDS encoding ATPase → MKEPSAQLSENARYYWGVDCGSSEIKVVLCDASGNILHKKKGKTLFPLYQNVYNALNDGDATPFVENSPITKDNHKIIATGYGRHHLQFVDDKLTEIKAHFLGVQHQLKLDVPYTIIDIGGQDAKVITIDNSKVDEFAMNRKCAAGTGAFIEELAHRLEVPIGDMTKLANQHDKEFMLNSFCTVFSGQEVIKTLMNGERIENLIFALYRSVVKRVLEMTVVSTDIVAFSGGVIAHHPLLVELFGQKLSDKEMVLTPETQYCGALGAAVHGMSV
- a CDS encoding nucleotidyltransferase family protein: MTVIENAKIGGLLLAAGGSSRLRPPKQLVQYYRTTLLRHAAKSLAESKCEPVVVVLGAEVDRSMREIADLDVNVCINRDWETGMSSSLRTGLDELLHIEPKLSGLMITLCDQPHVTTDKINLFVTEFYRSAPAVIAAEYNGITGVPALFSSELFDLLMQLEGDKGARDIIRNHKNTLRIGLPEASFDVDTQSDLQDRLSCLDVPKGS
- a CDS encoding XdhC family protein codes for the protein MKELRQILDAIATAAVDESTVLATVVDVRGSSYRLPGARMLILANGKTVGIISGGCLEADVLERAKQVLKSQRSTVLTYDTSSDQDSVFSMNMGCRGVIRILLEPISRESVLINRLLAVDHARAKLTIATVVSTDSAKNESIGGRAFYDAHSGFRTSGLPPFLATLSQLHDTCSQFFISNEVCRSQTFGLKEGTFEFVLENIEPPISLRLFGAGADAAPMVRIVTEVGWQVRVHDHRPALLTGDRFPMAQELILQNLEEPLSPSHFDERTAVVIMTHNYLRDRSLLPAVLQSSAFYIGVLGPKRRTEQILEEMTANGSSFTDEQLARLYAPAGLDIGASTPETIALSIVGEIQSVLANRKGGQLRHRQGPIYDRD
- a CDS encoding tetratricopeptide repeat protein, encoding MNKENLLFAVLGLMIGLIVGFMFANSVNRDATTSKSSLPAANQLMAANSALPPNHPPIGNVNGQSSGMSVPEVSAAIEKARSEPQNYEAQMTAADLYYQIQRFDEAAKFYEAASKVKPAEAEPLIKAGNAFYDGGKFLDAEKWYREALKKAPNDKDIRNDLALTFLSREPADVDRAIAEFNTILSADPKFEKALQNLAFAYREKGDQENLAKTLERLKKVNPNNPELSRPSTR